In Camelina sativa cultivar DH55 chromosome 16, Cs, whole genome shotgun sequence, a single window of DNA contains:
- the LOC104753099 gene encoding serine/threonine-protein kinase Nek4-like, whose product MEQFRQIGEVLGSLNALMVLQDDILINQRQCCLLLDIFSLGFNTVAEEIRHNLKLEEKHTKWRALEPPLRELYRVFKEGEMYVRNCMSNKDWWGKVINFHQNKDCLEFHIHNLLSYFPAVIEAIEIAGEISGLDPAEMERRRVVFLRKYDKEWNDPKLFQWRFGKQYLVPRDLCSRFEHSWREDRWNLVEALQEKRKSESHEIGKTERRLADFLLKKLTGLEQFNGKLFPSSILVGSKDYQVRRRLGGQYKEIQWLGDSFVLRHFFGDLEPLNAEISSLLSLCHSNILQYLCGFYDEERKECSLVMELMHKDLKSYMKENCGPRRRYLFSVPVVIDIMLQIARGMEYLHSNEIFHGDLNPMNILLKERSHTEGYFHAKISGFGLTSVKNQSFSRASSRPTTPDPIIWYAPEVLSEMEQDLKGTAPRSKFTHKADVYSFAMVCFELITGKVPFEDSHLQGDHMAKNIRTGERPLFPFPSPKYLVSLIKRCWHSQPNQRPTFSSICRILRYIKKFLVVNPDHGHLQIQNPLVDCWDLEARFLKKFSMESGSHAGSVTQIPFQLYSYRVTEKEKMSPNFNKEENSETGESVSESVSVVEDPPTMPTYAKSLCLDAISEYSDTRSVYSEAPIKKTSALKKSSDAVKLRRNSISGLRSSGSSPIKPRSATKASSPLSPFGRSSSKARKDTRLPLSPMSPLIHGRRRQLTGPASDSELT is encoded by the exons ATGGAGCAATTCAGGCAAATCGGAGAGGTTCTAGGAAGCTTAAACGCGCTTATGGTATTACAAGACGATATCTTAATCAACCAGAGACAATGCTGCTTGTTGTTAGACATTTTCAGTTTGGGTTTCAACACCGTTGCTGAAGAGATCAGACACAACTTGAAGCTTGAAGAGAAACATACTAAATGGAGAGCCCTTGAACCGCCTTTGAGAGAGCTCTATCGAGTCTTTAAAGAAGGCGAAATGTATGTTCGCAACTGTATGTCCAATAAAGATTGGTGGGGCAAAGTTATCAACTTTCATCAGAACAAAGATTGTCTTGAGTTTCATATACACAACTTGCTATCTTACTTTCCGGCTGTGATCGAAGCTATCGAGATTGCTGGTGAGATCTCGGGTCTTGACCCTGCTGAGATGGAGAGGAGGAGAGTTGTGTTTCTAAGAAAGTATGATAAAGAGTGGAATGATCCAAAGCTTTTCCAGTGGAGGTTTGGGAAACAGTATTTGGTTCCGAGGGATCTTTGCAGCCGTTTTGAGCATTCTTGGAGAGAAGATAGGTGGAATCTGGTGGAAGCATTGCAAGAGAAGAGGAAGTCGGAAAGCCATGAGATTGGCAAGACTGAGAGGCGTTTAGCTGATTTTTTGTTGAAGAAGCTAACCGGGTTGGAACAGTTTAACGGTAAGCTTTTCCCGAGTTCCATACTCGTTGGTTCTAAGGATTACCAAGTGAGGCGGAGATTAGGTGGTCAGTATAAGGAGATTCAATGGTTAGGGGACAGTTTCGTATTGAGACATTTTTTCGGGGATCTTGAGCCGTTAAATGCAGAGATCTCTTCTCTGTTATCGCTTTGTCACTCGAATATACTTCAGTACCTTTGTGGATTCTATGACGAAGAAAGGAAAGAATGTTCTTTGGTTATGGAGTTAATGCACAAAGATTTGAAAAGCTACATGAAGGAGAATTGTGGACCTAGAAGAAGATATCTCTTCTCTGTTCCTGTTGTGATCGATATAATGCTTCAAATCGCTAGAGGGATGGAGTATCTTCATTCAAATGAGATCTTCCATGGAGATTTGAATCCCATGAACATTCTTTTGAAAGAGAGAAGTCACACTGAAGGCTATTTCCATGCGAAGATATCAGGTTTCGGTTTGACATCAGTTAAGAATCAGTCTTTCTCTCGGGCTTCTTCTAGACCAACCACACCTGATCCTATAATCTGGTATGCACCGGAGGTTCTCTCAGAGATGGAACAAGATCTCAAAGGTACAGCTCCGAGATCGAAGTTTACACATAAAGCTGATGTCTATAGCTTTGCAATGGTGTGTTTCGAGCTTATAACCGGTAAAGTTCCATTTGAAGATAGTCATCTTCAAGGGGATCATATGGCTAAGAACATAAGAACGGGAGAGAGACCTCTCTTCCCTTTCCCTTCGCCAAAGTACCTCGTCAGTCTGATTAAACGTTGCTGGCACTCACAACCGAATCAACGTCCAACTTTCTCTTCGATTTGCAGGATCCTCCGGTACATCAAGAAGTTCCTAGTTGTGAATCCGGATCATGGTCACCTCCAAATCCAAAATCCACTTGTTGATTGCTGGGACTTGGAAGCAAGATTCTTGAAAAAGTTCTCAATGGAGTCAGGTTCACACGCGGGTTCCGTGACACAAATACCGTTCCAGCTTTACTCATACAGGGttacagagaaagagaagatgagtCCAAacttcaacaaagaagagaattCAGAAACAGGTGAATCTGTTTCAGAAAGTGTTTCAGTGGTTGAAGATCCACCAACAATGCCAACGTATGCAAAGTCATTGTGCTTAGATGCAATATCTGAATACTCAGATACAAGATCAGTTTACTCTGAAGCTCCAATCAAAAAGACCTCAGCTTTAAAGAAAAGCAGTGACGCCGTAAAACTCAGAAGAAACTCAATCTCAG GTTTACGATCTTCAGGATCATCTCCTATAAAACCAAGATCAGCAACAAAAGCATCATCACCGCTAAGTCCATTTggaagaagcagcagcaaagCAAGGAAGGATACTAGATTGCCTTTGAGTCCTATGAGTCCTTTGATCCATGGAAGACGTAGACAACTCACTGGTCCTGCTTCTGACTCTGAGCTAACATAG
- the LOC104754176 gene encoding putative pentatricopeptide repeat-containing protein At1g64310, protein MASHTQLGLIIFEFSRKSQTKLSTQKLHSFVTKSKLARDPFFATQLVRFYALNDDLVSARKLFDVFPERSVFLWNSVIRAFAKAHQFSTAFSLFSQMLSSATRPDNFTYACLARGCSESFDTEGLRCIHGIAIVSGLGFDQICGSAIVKAYSKAGLTFEASKLFLSIPDPDVALWNAMISGYGCSGFWDKGVNLFNLMQHRGHVPNCYTMVALTTCLIDPSSLLIARSVHGFCLKINLDTHAYVGCALVNLYSRCRCIASACSVYNTISGPDLVACSSLITGYSRCGNHKEALYLFNEMRMSGKKPDCVLVAIVLGSCAELSDSVYGKEVHGYVIRLGLEFDIKVCSALIDMYSKCGVLDYAMNLFAGIPEKNIVSFNSVILGLGLHGFASSAFEKFTEMLEMGLKPDEVTFAALLSTCCHSGLLNEGQEIFERMKSEFGVEPQTEHYVYVVKLMGMAGKLEEAFEFVMSLRKPIDSGILGALLSYCEVHENTQLAEVVAENILENGEERRSVYKVMLSNVYARYGRWDDVERLRDGITESSEGKLPGISWF, encoded by the coding sequence ATGGCTTCGCATACGCAATTAGGTTTGATTATCTTCGAGTTCTCGAGGAAATCTCAAACGAAATTGAGTACCCAGAAACTGCATAGCTTTGTTACTAAGTCCAAACTCGCTCGTGACCCGTTTTTCGCGACGCAGCTTGTACGATTCTATGCGTTAAACGATGATCTTGTTTCTGCCCGCAAACTGTTCGACGTATTTCCTGAGAGAAGCGTTTTCCTCTGGAACTCTGTTATTCGAGCTTTTGCTAAAGCTCATCAATTTAGTACtgctttttcacttttttctcaGATGCTGAGTTCTGCTACGAGACCAGATAACTTCACCTATGCGTGCTTAGCTCGTGGCTGTTCAGAGAGTTTCGATACCGAGGGACTGAGGTGTATTCATGGGATTGCAATCGTATCTGGTCTTGGATTTGATCAAATTTGTGGCAGTGCAATTGTTAAAGCTTATTCAAAAGCTGGCCTTACTTTTGAAGCAAGTAAGTTGTTCCTTTCGATACCAGATCCTGATGTTGCTTTATGGAATGCTATGATTTCTGGATATGGATGCTCTGGATTTTGGGATAAAGGAGTCAATTTGTTTAACTTAATGCAACATCGAGGACATGTACCGAATTGTTATACAATGGTAGCCCTAACGACTTGTTTGATTGATCCTAGTTCGCTACTCATTGCTCGGTCTGTTCAtggattttgtttgaaaatcaATCTAGATACTCATGCCTATGTTGGTTGTGCTTTAGTGAACTTGTACTCGAGATGCAGGTGCATAGCTTCCGCTTGTAGTGTGTATAATACCATCTCTGGGCCTGATTTAGTTGCGTGTTCTTCTTTGATAACTGGTTATTCGAGATGTGGGAATCACAAGGAGGCTTTGTATCTGTTTAATGAGATGAGAATGAGTGGTAAGAAGCCAGATTGTGTTCTTGTGGCGATTGTATTAGGGTCTTGTGCTGAGTTATCAGATTCAGTCTATGGAAAAGAAGTGCACGGCTATGTTATTCGACTAGGACTAGAATTTGATATCAAGGTTTGCTCTGCTCTTATAGATATGTACTCAAAATGTGGGGTTCTGGATTATGCGATGAATCTCTTTGCAGGGATTCCAGAGAAAAACATTGTTTCCTTCAATTCTGTTATTTTGGGTCTTGGCTTGCATGGATTTGCTTCCTCTGCCTTTGAAAAGTTCACCGAGATGCTTGAGATGGGCTTGAAACCTGATGAGGTCACTTTCGCTGCTCTGCTTTCTACTTGTTGCCATTCGGGACTTTTAAACGAAGGTCAAGAGATCTTCGAGAGGATGAAGAGTGAGTTTGGTGTTGAACCACAAACAGAGCATTATGTTTACGTGGTAAAGTTGATGGGAATGGCTGGAAAGCTAGAAGAAGCATTTGAGTTTGTAATGTCATTACGGAAACCAATTGATTCAGGAATTTTGGGAGCACTATTGTCATATTGCGAAGTTCATGAGAACACTCAGTTGGCTGAAGTTGTAGCAGAGAATATATTGGAGAATggggaagagagaagaagtgtATACAAAGTGATGCTTTCTAATGTGTATGCAAGATACGGGAGATGGGATGACGTAGAAAGGCTTAGAGATGGAATAACAGAAAGCTCTGAAGGGAAATTGCCAGGGATTAGTTGGTTTTAA
- the LOC104753100 gene encoding protein NETWORKED 4B-like, which yields MERAKTEVEKKVSKLVKFIQTKNKIPKDSKRELLGIVNDLQEQCQSLYSVFDDFQQDLDPNSGGGRRKGKSRIASSSSDLEYYSSEEIENVVDEGIEISELQSKLETLRNDAEERERELASRVKELERELGNAKAECDQKRGLEKEIAMKASESKQLGEKNKGLRSQISGLESVLREKGDEISTLVNKFGNSELGLTSRIEELKSQLRNLEEEIGFLRARNAELAKKYEVKRVEDEERVKGLVDQVNGMKRELESSRRQKDGSEAKLEKKVEEVTETEMQLKSLKEETEEERNRLNEEIEYLKGENEKLHTRIAELDSLNMEIKTKNADKIRNESKILDIQNSDQKKLVKEQDDIIRRLSEKLKDQQRLVEEQKDTIDKLSDDQKLSKRWSSGSSRDSKLNPNALEKKMEELAEDFRMKIEDHIRILYRRIHVAEQIHLESKHEYIKTREMAQENRESLMFFETHFSNMKDSLEKGYRRSEMAMKKLEEAEEQTKRVGRLGEEIESAKQWVSEKKSEVESLTAKLEYGEAEENLLKEKLSKLEKKLAEEGTEKLKLTKVVSKIETKMKELELKAKGREVEVLSLREEKREAIRQLCIVVDYQRDRYDQLKKSSILKGCC from the exons ATGGAGCGAGCAAAAACAG AGGTGGAGAAGAAAGTTTCAAAACTTGTAAAGTTcatccaaaccaaaaacaagattCCAAAGGATTCAAAGAGAGAGCTTCTAGGTATTGTTAACGACCTTCAAGAGCAGTGTCAGTCTCTCTATtctgtttttgatgattttcaaCAAGATTTAGACCCCAATAGCGGTGGTGGCAGAAGAAAAGGGAAATCGCGTATTGCTTCATCGAGTTCAGATTTGGAATATTACTCTTCAGAGGAAATAGAGAATGTTGTGGATGAAGGAATTGAAATTTCTGAGCTACAAAGCAAGCTTGAAACATTGAGGAATGATGCTGAAGAGAGAGAACGAGAACTGGCTTCACGTGTGAAGGAGCTAGAACGAGAGCTAGGTAACGCTAAAGCTGAATGTGATCAGAAAAGAGGTTTAGAAAAAGAGATTGCGATGAAAGCTAGTGAAAGTAAACAGTTAGGAGAGAAGAACAAAGGGCTTAGATCTCAGATCTCCGGTTTGGAATcggttttgagagagaaaggagatgagATATCAACACTTGTGAACAAGTTTGGGAACAGTGAGTTAGGTTTAACATCGAGGATCGAAGAGTTGAAGAGCCAGTTGAgaaatttggaagaagaaattGGTTTCCTTCGCGCAAGAAACGCGGAATTGGCTAAAAAGTATGAAGTTAAGAGAGTAGAGGATGAAGAGCGAGTTAAGGGACTGGTGGATCAGGTAAATGGTATGAAACGTGAGCTTGAATCATCCCGGAGGCAGAAAGATGGATCTGAAGCAAAGTTGGagaaaaaagttgaagaagttacagagacagagatgCAACTGAAGAGtctgaaagaagaaacagaggaggagaggaACAGACTGAATGAAGAGATTGAGTATCTTAAAGGAGAAAATGAGAAGCTGCATACAAGAATCGCAGAGCTGGATTCATTGAACATGGAGATAAAGACGAAGAATGCTGATAAGATTAGAAATGAGAGCAAGATATTGGACATTCAAAATTCTGATCAGAAGAAATTGGTCAAGGAACAAGATGATATTATTCGCAG GCTATCGGAGAAACTCAAGGATCAACAGAGACTTGTCGAAGAACAAAAAGACACTATTGACAAGTTATCTGATGATCAGAAGCTGTCGAAACGCTGGTCATCTGGCTCGAGCCGGGATTCGAAGCTGAATCCAAATGCTTtagagaagaaaatggaagagTTAGCAGAAGATTTCCGGATGAAGATAGAAGATCATATTAGGATACTATACAGGAGGATCCACGTGGCCGAACAAATACACTTGGAGAGCAAACACGAGTATATAAAAACACGAGAAATGGctcaagaaaacagagaaagccTGATGTTTTTCGAAACCCATTTCAGCAACATGAAGGATTCTTTGGAAAAAGGGTACAGGAGATCGGAAATGGCGATGAAGAAGctagaagaagcagaggaacagACGAAGAGAGTTGGGAGATTAGGGGAAGAGATCGAGTCAGCGAAGCAGTGGGTGAGTGAGAAGAAGAGCGAGGTAGAGAGTCTAACGGCAAAGCTAGAATACGGAGAAGCTGAAGAAAATCTGTTGAAGGAGAAGCTATCAAAGCTAGAGAAGAAGCTTGCGGAAGAAGGAACAGAGAAACTGAAACTAACAAAGGTTGTGAGCAAAATTGAAACGAAAATGAAAGAGCTAGAGTTGAAGGCGAAGGGGAGAGAAGTAGAAGTGTTGAGTTtaagggaagagaagagagaagcgATAAGACAACTGTGTATCGTTGTGGATTATCAAAGAGATCGATACGATCAACTCAAGAAGTCATCAATCTTAAAAGGTTGTTGTTGA